In Rhodospirillum rubrum ATCC 11170, a genomic segment contains:
- the xrtA gene encoding exosortase A, which produces MNRGREPLVATAPLAPRWAIGGADASALALGTAICLGIFLLFFETFGSMIGLWATIADYHHSFAVIPCALWLGWERRDLVRGVAFAPWPLAFLAVVGAALLWLAGRLGSVQFVEHLGVILLLQSALIAALGQGFAKAMALPLAFLIFLLPIGDALIPSLQAITASLAANGLALFDVPVFHDGVFLITPFGNFEVAQECSGLRFLVATLTFGAVISAVVHRSAWRRALFLLSCAIVPVLANGLRVIGIILLARHAGHETAAAFDHVIYGWVFLSLVSVFIFALGWLTREPPRPLRRKGAHPPSSARPLRPLRTGIAVLALAATPVAANAAIETSLAGRLAPAALILPAPGPASTADPLWTPQIPGADLVDHRAFLIGGRAVDRVIAYFTHQRQGAEAVSATIDPAGLEMVSQGERVVALTDPVAGLAAVRERVIAGPGRQRLVWSWLWVGGHFTTDAKAAKIFQVLGVLPGGQPAAALVMISVPLAAAPASPQALDDARALLGRFLAGQGDLGPGLALAQEKDR; this is translated from the coding sequence ATGAACAGGGGAAGAGAACCGCTGGTCGCAACCGCGCCTTTGGCCCCCCGCTGGGCGATCGGCGGCGCGGACGCTTCGGCTTTGGCCCTGGGAACGGCGATCTGCCTGGGGATCTTTCTGCTGTTTTTCGAGACCTTCGGCTCGATGATCGGGCTGTGGGCGACCATCGCCGATTACCATCATTCCTTCGCCGTCATCCCCTGCGCCCTGTGGCTGGGGTGGGAGCGGCGCGACCTGGTGCGCGGCGTGGCCTTCGCCCCCTGGCCTTTGGCCTTCCTGGCGGTCGTCGGCGCCGCCCTGCTCTGGCTGGCCGGACGCCTGGGCAGCGTGCAGTTCGTCGAGCATCTCGGCGTGATCTTGCTGCTGCAAAGCGCCCTGATCGCCGCCCTTGGCCAAGGGTTCGCCAAGGCGATGGCCCTGCCTTTGGCCTTTCTGATCTTCCTTCTGCCCATCGGCGACGCCCTGATCCCCTCGCTCCAGGCCATCACCGCCTCGCTGGCGGCCAACGGTCTGGCGCTGTTTGACGTGCCGGTCTTTCACGACGGGGTTTTCCTGATCACGCCCTTTGGCAATTTCGAGGTCGCCCAGGAATGCTCGGGGTTGCGCTTCCTGGTCGCCACCTTGACCTTCGGGGCGGTGATCAGCGCCGTCGTCCACCGCTCGGCGTGGCGACGGGCGCTGTTTTTGCTCTCTTGCGCTATCGTGCCCGTTCTGGCCAATGGCCTGAGGGTGATCGGCATCATTTTACTGGCCCGACACGCCGGCCACGAAACCGCCGCCGCTTTCGATCATGTCATCTATGGCTGGGTTTTCCTGAGCCTGGTCAGCGTCTTCATCTTCGCCCTTGGCTGGCTGACGCGCGAGCCGCCGCGACCGCTCCGGCGCAAGGGCGCGCACCCGCCGTCTTCGGCGCGCCCCTTGCGCCCGCTGCGGACGGGGATCGCGGTTCTCGCCCTGGCCGCCACCCCGGTCGCGGCCAATGCGGCGATCGAGACCTCGCTGGCCGGCCGCCTCGCCCCAGCGGCGCTGATCCTGCCGGCGCCGGGCCCAGCCAGCACCGCCGATCCGCTGTGGACTCCCCAGATCCCCGGCGCCGATCTCGTTGATCATCGGGCCTTCCTGATCGGCGGCCGGGCGGTGGACCGGGTGATCGCCTATTTCACCCACCAGCGCCAAGGCGCCGAGGCCGTTTCGGCCACCATCGATCCGGCCGGGCTGGAGATGGTCAGCCAAGGCGAGCGCGTCGTCGCCCTTACCGACCCCGTCGCCGGCTTGGCGGCGGTTCGCGAAAGAGTGATCGCCGGACCGGGCCGCCAGCGCCTTGTCTGGTCGTGGCTTTGGGTCGGTGGCCATTTCACCACCGATGCCAAGGCGGCCAAGATCTTCCAGGTGCTGGGCGTCTTGCCCGGCGGCCAGCCCGCCGCCGCCCTGGTGATGATCTCGGTCCCGCTCGCCGCCGCCCCGGCATCCCCCCAGGCTCTCGACGACGCCCGGGCCCTGCTTGGCCGCTTCCTCGCCGGCCAAGGGGATCTCGGCCCGGGCCTCGCCCTCGCCCAAGAGAAGGACCGCTGA
- a CDS encoding XrtA/PEP-CTERM system amidotransferase encodes MCGLVGIYHPTASRPVDRALVEAMNQRQFHRGPDDGGVFIGPGIGLGHRRLSIVDLGGGRQPMTNDGGGVVLVYNGELYNNAELVAELKAAGHVFRTASDTETVIHAWEEWGEDSVRHLRGMFAYALWDDRSQTLFLARDRLGIKPLHYTCLADGRVMFGSELKSLTGVEDIPKVVDPLAIEDFLAYGYVPDPRSIFKDILKLEAGHTLTFRRGEAPGRPHCYWDVSFTTPSRPAKTDDLCAEVIDRLDEAVRCHLVADVPVGAFLSGGVDSSAMVALMAGATDRPVETCSIAFSEARFDESAYAKTVAERYGTHHRVHTLPAQALSEVGPLTAIYDEPFADSSALPTLKVCQAARETVTVALSGDGGDELFAGYRRYRFHTAEEAVRRILPQAARGPLFGALGRVYPKLDWAPQVLRAKSTFQALGRDRVEGYFNAVSVIPDGLRRGLYSKTMRAELAGYGASEVLRRHMTRAPADHPLSIAQYVDLKTWLPGDILTKVDRASMATSLEVRVPMLDHRFVEWTAGLSPDLKLSGGTGKYLLKRALRPLLPDEVLYRRKMGFSIPLTDWLRGPWSGRTRALAGRSALVTSGLFDGAAVAKLVEQHLGGNWDHGAALYALIVLDDFLTAHVGAACLPARMSA; translated from the coding sequence ATGTGTGGACTCGTCGGCATCTACCATCCCACCGCCTCCCGGCCGGTCGATCGCGCCCTGGTCGAGGCGATGAACCAGCGCCAGTTTCACCGGGGTCCCGATGACGGCGGCGTCTTCATCGGGCCGGGCATCGGCCTTGGCCATCGCCGCCTGTCGATCGTCGACCTGGGCGGTGGCCGCCAGCCGATGACCAACGACGGCGGCGGCGTGGTGCTCGTCTATAATGGCGAGCTTTACAACAATGCCGAGCTGGTGGCCGAGCTGAAGGCCGCCGGCCATGTCTTCCGCACCGCCAGCGACACCGAGACCGTGATCCACGCCTGGGAGGAATGGGGCGAGGACTCGGTGCGCCATCTGCGCGGCATGTTCGCCTATGCGCTGTGGGACGACCGCAGCCAGACCTTGTTCCTGGCCCGCGACCGCTTAGGCATCAAGCCGCTGCATTACACCTGTTTGGCCGATGGCCGGGTGATGTTCGGCTCCGAGCTGAAAAGCCTGACCGGTGTCGAAGATATCCCCAAGGTCGTCGATCCCCTGGCGATCGAGGATTTCCTGGCCTATGGCTATGTTCCCGACCCGCGCTCGATCTTCAAGGATATCCTCAAGCTTGAAGCCGGCCATACCCTGACCTTCCGCCGGGGCGAGGCGCCGGGCCGGCCCCACTGCTATTGGGATGTCAGCTTCACCACCCCGAGCCGCCCGGCCAAGACCGACGACTTGTGCGCCGAGGTGATCGACCGCCTGGACGAGGCGGTGCGCTGTCATCTGGTCGCCGATGTTCCCGTCGGCGCCTTCCTGTCGGGGGGCGTTGATTCCAGCGCCATGGTCGCCCTGATGGCCGGGGCCACCGACCGCCCGGTGGAAACCTGCTCGATCGCCTTTTCCGAGGCCCGCTTCGACGAATCGGCCTATGCCAAAACCGTCGCCGAGCGCTATGGCACCCACCACCGGGTCCATACCCTGCCCGCCCAGGCGCTGAGCGAGGTCGGGCCGCTGACGGCGATCTACGACGAACCCTTCGCCGACAGTTCGGCCCTGCCGACCCTCAAGGTCTGTCAGGCGGCGCGCGAAACCGTGACCGTCGCCCTGTCGGGCGATGGCGGGGACGAGCTTTTCGCCGGCTATCGCCGCTACCGCTTCCATACCGCCGAAGAGGCGGTGCGCCGCATCCTGCCCCAGGCCGCCCGTGGGCCGCTGTTTGGCGCCCTGGGCCGCGTCTATCCCAAGCTTGATTGGGCCCCCCAGGTTCTGCGCGCCAAATCCACCTTCCAGGCCCTGGGCCGCGACCGGGTGGAGGGCTATTTCAACGCCGTTTCGGTGATCCCCGACGGCCTGCGCCGCGGCTTGTACAGCAAGACCATGCGGGCCGAGCTTGCCGGCTATGGCGCCTCGGAGGTTCTGCGCCGCCATATGACGCGGGCGCCGGCGGATCATCCGCTGTCCATCGCCCAATATGTCGATCTCAAAACTTGGTTGCCCGGCGACATCCTGACCAAGGTTGATCGCGCCAGCATGGCCACCAGTCTGGAGGTCCGGGTGCCGATGCTCGATCACCGCTTCGTCGAATGGACCGCCGGCCTGTCCCCCGACCTCAAGCTGTCGGGGGGAACGGGCAAATACCTGCTCAAACGGGCGCTGCGGCCCCTGCTGCCCGATGAGGTGCTTTATCGCCGCAAGATGGGCTTCTCCATTCCGCTGACCGACTGGCTGCGCGGCCCGTGGTCGGGGCGGACCCGCGCCCTGGCCGGCCGATCGGCCCTGGTGACCAGCGGCCTGTTCGATGGCGCCGCCGTCGCAAAGCTGGTCGAGCAGCACCTGGGGGGGAACTGGGATCATGGCGCGGCGCTTTATGCGCTGATCGTGCTCGATGATTTCCTGACCGCCCATGTCGGCGCGGCCTGCCTGCCGGCAAGGATGAGCGCATGA
- a CDS encoding acyl carrier protein, whose translation MTTPGAPLGTAPSPTAGIVIALLRETLQIGERADGLTAESCLLGAIPELDSMAIAALLMGLEDRFKIVIEDGDISAATFETVGTLCRFVEEKVG comes from the coding sequence ATGACCACCCCCGGCGCCCCCCTGGGAACCGCCCCGTCGCCAACCGCCGGCATCGTCATCGCCCTGTTGCGCGAGACCTTGCAGATCGGCGAGCGGGCCGACGGCTTGACCGCCGAGAGCTGTTTGCTTGGCGCCATCCCCGAGTTGGACAGCATGGCCATCGCCGCCTTGCTGATGGGGCTGGAAGATCGCTTCAAGATCGTGATCGAGGATGGCGACATCAGCGCCGCCACCTTTGAAACCGTGGGAACGCTCTGCCGCTTCGTCGAAGAAAAGGTCGGCTGA
- a CDS encoding hydrolase 2, exosortase A system-associated produces the protein MTLPPARGLFLDGVFALFHPPPTVGGGVVVYLPPFGEEMNRARRSIFLLGRALAAGGIGLLALDPRGTGDSAGDETAQRWPVWREDVAAAALWLETAGHPLLGLMGLRLGAALAVDMANPLAAKRLVLWEPLLSGQAQLAHLLRLRTIARRLRGERAEPAASLEARLLAGEDLVISGSVLTAAFASDLRRLAPPLPKTCPIHLFRSREESGEGAGGVEEEAQVTVDRFPAPAFWMLEGKQAAPELIARTTALWSVS, from the coding sequence TTGACCTTGCCCCCGGCGCGTGGCCTGTTCCTCGATGGGGTGTTCGCCCTCTTCCACCCTCCGCCGACGGTGGGGGGCGGGGTGGTTGTCTATCTGCCGCCCTTTGGCGAGGAAATGAACCGGGCGCGGCGCTCGATCTTTCTACTTGGCCGCGCCCTGGCCGCCGGCGGCATCGGCCTGCTCGCCCTTGATCCGCGCGGCACCGGCGACAGCGCCGGCGACGAGACGGCGCAGCGCTGGCCGGTGTGGCGCGAGGATGTGGCGGCGGCGGCGCTGTGGCTGGAAACCGCCGGCCATCCCCTGCTCGGCCTGATGGGCCTGCGCCTGGGGGCGGCCCTTGCCGTCGACATGGCCAACCCCTTGGCCGCCAAGCGTCTGGTGCTGTGGGAGCCCCTGTTGTCGGGGCAGGCCCAGCTCGCCCATCTTTTGCGCCTGCGTACCATCGCCCGCCGCCTGCGCGGCGAGCGCGCCGAGCCCGCCGCCAGCCTGGAGGCCCGCCTGCTGGCCGGCGAGGATCTGGTGATCTCGGGCAGCGTGCTGACCGCCGCCTTCGCCAGCGATCTGCGCCGTCTCGCCCCCCCCTTGCCCAAGACCTGCCCGATCCACCTCTTTCGCAGCCGGGAAGAAAGCGGCGAAGGGGCCGGTGGGGTGGAGGAGGAGGCGCAGGTGACCGTCGATCGCTTTCCCGCCCCCGCCTTCTGGATGCTTGAAGGCAAACAGGCCGCCCCCGAACTGATCGCGCGCACCACCGCCCTGTGGTCCGTATCGTGA
- a CDS encoding hydrolase 1, exosortase A system-associated, which produces MTVDRFPAPAEEALSLTCEGSSLIGVFHPTAKPHPTVGLIIVVGGPQYRVGAHRQNVRLARHVAEAGFPVLRFDLRGMGDSEGTAPGFEASRADITAALAGLRAWVPSLRQIVAWGLCDGASAVLLDLDHVPLAGAILVNPWAQEAEQAPLRDRLYYRGQLRSKAFWGKLLRGDLPWRSALRGLGGLLKRAPRGDETAQGGLACRLRAALARHKVPLLVILADQDVTAGLFAASVLGSRRWPGITVTSLPGADHTFSDPRHEQRLREITTQWLKALPPEP; this is translated from the coding sequence GTGACCGTCGATCGCTTTCCCGCCCCCGCCGAAGAAGCGCTGTCCCTGACCTGCGAGGGTTCGTCGCTGATCGGCGTTTTCCATCCCACGGCCAAGCCTCACCCCACCGTCGGGCTGATCATCGTCGTCGGCGGTCCCCAGTACCGGGTGGGCGCCCATCGCCAGAATGTCCGCCTTGCCCGCCATGTCGCCGAGGCCGGCTTTCCGGTGCTGCGCTTCGATCTGCGCGGCATGGGCGATAGCGAGGGAACGGCGCCGGGGTTCGAGGCCAGCCGCGCCGATATCACCGCCGCCCTGGCCGGCCTGCGGGCGTGGGTGCCATCGTTGCGCCAGATCGTCGCCTGGGGGTTATGCGATGGCGCCAGCGCCGTTCTGCTCGATCTCGACCATGTGCCGCTCGCTGGCGCCATCCTGGTCAACCCCTGGGCCCAAGAGGCCGAGCAGGCGCCCTTGCGCGACCGGCTTTATTACCGTGGCCAACTGCGCTCCAAGGCGTTCTGGGGCAAGCTGCTGCGCGGCGACCTGCCCTGGCGCTCGGCCCTGCGCGGGCTGGGCGGCTTGCTCAAGCGCGCCCCGCGCGGGGATGAGACCGCGCAAGGCGGTCTGGCCTGCCGCCTGCGCGCCGCCCTTGCCCGGCACAAGGTGCCGCTGCTCGTCATTCTAGCCGATCAGGACGTGACGGCCGGGCTGTTCGCCGCCTCGGTGCTCGGCTCACGGCGCTGGCCGGGGATCACCGTCACCTCTCTCCCCGGGGCCGATCACACCTTTTCCGACCCGCGCCATGAACAGCGGTTGCGCGAGATCACCACCCAGTGGCTCAAAGCCCTGCCGCCAGAGCCCTAA
- a CDS encoding glycosyltransferase family 4 protein gives MAGLSRDRRKILHVFPSFEVGGAQIRFSRIIAGLGEDFEHGVIALNGNSETLSRLPAGAPVRLLALDYDTKGGVGRLWRFRKTLASERPDLLVTYNWGAIEWGLVNLLAPLCPHVDIEDGFGPDEAAGQLPRRVALRRLVYGRAQRVIVPSRVLERLARDRWKVPVERLCYLPNGVPVDSFGAPPEASLVARLGIDRDQPVIGTLASLRPEKNLSRLIEAFRLAVCQPGRPGQLVIIGDGVERPALEAQAAAADLGARVIFTGALDRPARLLGALSHYALSSDTEQMPLSLIEAMAAGLPVAATDVGDVAEMVAPSNHPFVVGRSTEDLARSLAGLLEDAERAKAIGAENRARAFALFGEDKMIEAYRRVFRGQAPD, from the coding sequence ATGGCCGGACTCTCCCGCGATCGGCGCAAGATACTGCACGTTTTTCCGTCCTTCGAGGTCGGGGGAGCGCAAATCCGCTTCAGCCGGATCATAGCCGGGCTGGGCGAGGACTTCGAGCATGGGGTTATCGCGCTTAACGGCAACAGCGAGACCCTGTCGCGCCTGCCCGCCGGCGCGCCGGTGCGGCTGCTGGCGCTGGACTATGACACCAAGGGCGGTGTAGGCCGCTTATGGCGGTTCCGCAAAACCCTGGCCAGCGAGCGCCCCGATCTGCTGGTGACCTATAACTGGGGGGCCATCGAATGGGGCTTGGTCAACCTGCTCGCCCCCTTGTGCCCCCATGTCGATATCGAGGACGGCTTCGGCCCCGACGAGGCGGCCGGGCAATTGCCCCGGCGGGTGGCGCTGCGCCGCTTGGTCTATGGCCGGGCGCAGCGGGTGATCGTGCCCTCGCGGGTGCTTGAGCGACTGGCCCGCGATCGCTGGAAGGTGCCGGTCGAGCGGCTGTGCTACCTGCCCAATGGCGTGCCGGTGGACAGCTTCGGCGCCCCGCCCGAGGCGTCGCTGGTGGCGCGGCTGGGCATCGATCGCGACCAGCCGGTGATCGGCACCCTGGCCTCGCTGCGGCCCGAAAAGAACCTGTCGCGGTTGATCGAGGCTTTCCGGCTGGCGGTCTGCCAGCCCGGCCGGCCCGGGCAACTGGTGATCATCGGCGATGGGGTTGAACGGCCGGCCCTGGAAGCCCAGGCGGCGGCCGCCGATCTGGGCGCGCGGGTGATTTTTACCGGCGCGCTGGACCGCCCGGCCCGGCTGCTGGGCGCGCTGTCCCATTACGCCTTGTCGTCGGACACCGAGCAGATGCCGCTGAGCTTGATCGAGGCGATGGCCGCCGGTCTGCCGGTGGCGGCCACCGATGTCGGCGATGTCGCCGAGATGGTCGCCCCGTCCAACCACCCCTTCGTCGTCGGCCGCTCCACCGAGGATCTGGCCCGCTCGCTGGCCGGGCTGCTTGAGGATGCCGAACGGGCCAAAGCCATCGGCGCCGAGAACCGCGCCCGCGCTTTCGCGCTGTTTGGCGAGGACAAGATGATCGAGGCCTATCGCCGGGTGTTTCGCGGGCAAGCGCCCGATTAG
- a CDS encoding GNAT family N-acetyltransferase, translated as MSLIKLSSFAAFNERFGAALNVGTIGGFFHSPEWFACLFAHGLEPADAGATPAIFVLDQEGPRAALFCLRRQNGILRSLTSYYTTDYTASCPAGGGERAAIIEDLGRHLSQKLGRRGAPSLELRYLRADSPDLAALERGLRRPPLVHGRFAQWQNWYAPVEAGAYGAYAAARPSRLRHTLARKKARLERQGTMTLRLHRTADAGALAAYETVYGASWKPAEASPDFIRALAVTAAKAGALRLGVLHIDGAPAAAQIWLVSAGRATIYKLAHHPRFDDLSVGSLLTQALAEEVINRDGVSEIDFGLGDEPYKRDWMTAERPVVGLEIQSPTTARGLIGCARLGLGRLRRSLRPVNTTRS; from the coding sequence ATGAGCCTGATCAAGCTTTCGTCCTTCGCCGCCTTCAACGAGCGCTTCGGCGCCGCATTGAACGTCGGCACGATCGGCGGCTTTTTTCATTCCCCCGAATGGTTCGCCTGCCTGTTCGCCCATGGCCTGGAACCCGCCGACGCCGGGGCGACCCCGGCGATCTTCGTCCTCGATCAGGAGGGTCCCCGGGCCGCGCTATTTTGCCTGCGCCGCCAGAACGGCATCTTGCGCAGCCTGACCAGCTATTACACCACCGACTACACCGCCAGTTGCCCGGCCGGCGGCGGCGAGCGGGCGGCGATCATCGAAGATCTTGGCCGTCATCTGTCCCAAAAGCTGGGGCGACGGGGCGCGCCATCGCTGGAACTGCGCTATCTGCGGGCGGACTCGCCCGATCTGGCGGCTTTGGAGCGCGGGTTGCGCCGACCGCCGCTGGTCCACGGCCGCTTCGCCCAATGGCAAAACTGGTATGCGCCGGTCGAGGCTGGGGCCTATGGCGCTTACGCCGCCGCCCGTCCCTCGCGCCTGCGCCACACCCTGGCCCGCAAAAAGGCGAGGCTGGAGCGCCAGGGCACGATGACCCTGCGCCTCCACCGCACCGCCGATGCCGGGGCTTTGGCCGCCTATGAGACCGTCTATGGCGCAAGCTGGAAGCCGGCCGAAGCGTCACCGGACTTTATACGCGCCCTGGCCGTCACGGCGGCCAAGGCCGGGGCCCTGCGCCTGGGGGTTCTCCACATCGACGGCGCCCCGGCGGCGGCCCAGATCTGGCTGGTCTCGGCCGGGCGGGCGACCATCTACAAGCTGGCCCACCATCCGCGTTTCGATGACCTGTCGGTCGGCTCGCTGCTCACGCAAGCCCTGGCCGAGGAGGTGATCAACCGCGACGGCGTGAGCGAGATCGACTTCGGCCTGGGCGACGAGCCCTATAAGCGCGACTGGATGACCGCGGAGCGCCCGGTGGTCGGGCTGGAGATCCAGTCTCCGACCACGGCGCGCGGCCTGATCGGCTGCGCCCGCCTCGGCCTGGGCCGCCTGCGCCGATCCCTTCGCCCGGTCAATACAACTCGGTCCTGA
- a CDS encoding MSMEG_1061 family FMN-dependent PPOX-type flavoprotein has protein sequence MAIPDETGQGPSDTPNLDELYAQPSEMIQKAVLDHLVEAHAAYLKVATFFCLATAGGAGLDASPRGGPPGFVKMIDAHRVVFADWPGNNRIESMRNLDQDDRVGMLFLFPGLDVFLRINGRARLTTEPALLASLAEGNRPPKVATVVHVTEVLFHCGKAAHRAHLWDGPSKIGPGVVPTVGAVMASFRLLGEAQVAQVDAAYAQAVRTELY, from the coding sequence ATGGCGATTCCCGATGAGACGGGCCAAGGCCCGAGCGATACCCCCAATCTCGACGAGCTTTACGCCCAGCCTTCCGAGATGATTCAGAAGGCCGTGCTCGACCATCTGGTGGAGGCCCATGCGGCCTACCTCAAGGTCGCGACGTTTTTTTGTCTCGCGACGGCGGGTGGGGCGGGGCTGGACGCCTCGCCGCGTGGCGGTCCGCCGGGATTCGTCAAAATGATCGATGCCCATAGGGTGGTCTTCGCCGATTGGCCGGGTAACAACCGGATCGAATCGATGCGCAACCTGGACCAGGATGATCGCGTCGGCATGCTGTTCCTCTTTCCCGGTCTGGACGTTTTCCTGCGCATCAACGGTCGAGCCCGGCTGACGACCGAGCCGGCGCTGTTGGCAAGCTTGGCCGAGGGGAACCGCCCGCCCAAGGTCGCCACCGTCGTTCACGTGACCGAAGTGCTTTTCCACTGCGGCAAGGCGGCGCATCGGGCCCATTTGTGGGACGGGCCCTCGAAGATCGGCCCCGGGGTCGTGCCGACGGTTGGCGCGGTGATGGCCTCGTTCAGGCTGCTTGGCGAGGCCCAGGTTGCCCAGGTCGACGCGGCCTATGCGCAAGCGGTCAGGACCGAGTTGTATTGA
- a CDS encoding AraC family transcriptional regulator, whose translation MPNLTLPFAFVDVADGPIVIAAAGSQGRELVSPPHHHARGQLFGSTRGLVSVSVEAGVWVVPAIHAVWLPPNHVHWGRSHGPFDGWSVYIAPAACQDLPSSPCTIRTSGLLREAVLRAATWPLEPFVPLDEQKAHVAAVLLDEIRNLPVEPFGLPLPRDPRLERIARALIADPADERDFEAWARWAAISPRSLGRRFVTETGFTFTAWRQRARLMRSLEMLATDLPVTTIALDLGYATASAFISLFRRTFGETPAVYRRRF comes from the coding sequence ATGCCCAATCTCACGCTACCGTTCGCTTTCGTCGATGTCGCCGATGGACCGATCGTGATCGCCGCGGCCGGGAGTCAGGGGCGCGAACTGGTTTCGCCCCCCCATCACCACGCCCGGGGGCAACTGTTCGGATCGACGCGCGGGCTGGTGTCGGTCTCCGTCGAGGCCGGGGTTTGGGTTGTCCCGGCCATCCATGCGGTATGGCTGCCGCCCAACCATGTCCATTGGGGCCGGTCCCACGGGCCGTTCGATGGCTGGAGCGTCTATATCGCCCCGGCGGCCTGCCAGGATTTGCCAAGCAGCCCTTGCACCATCCGCACCTCGGGCCTGCTGCGCGAAGCGGTCCTGCGCGCCGCGACATGGCCCCTGGAGCCCTTCGTCCCGCTCGACGAACAGAAGGCCCATGTGGCCGCCGTGCTGCTTGATGAAATAAGGAACCTGCCGGTCGAACCCTTCGGCCTGCCCCTGCCCCGCGACCCGCGACTGGAGCGGATCGCCCGCGCCCTGATCGCCGATCCGGCCGATGAGCGCGATTTCGAAGCCTGGGCCCGTTGGGCGGCGATCAGTCCGCGCAGCCTGGGCCGACGCTTCGTCACCGAGACGGGCTTCACCTTCACCGCATGGCGCCAACGCGCCCGGCTGATGCGCTCATTGGAAATGCTGGCCACCGACCTGCCGGTGACGACCATCGCCCTGGATCTGGGCTATGCGACGGCCAGCGCCTTCATCAGCCTGTTTCGCCGCACCTTCGGGGAAACCCCGGCAGTCTATCGCCGGCGTTTCTAA
- a CDS encoding ABC transporter permease: MSRYFSFSRMAAIFFKELIQMRRDRLTFGMMLSVPMLQLILFGFAINTDPKHLATVLNIQSPSAFSRDLTAAMSNSGYFDIIGEVSSEAEIDRLLDMGEVQFVLTIPPEFSSELQKGNRPVVLMEVDATDPAATSNALHVIGQLARTAFDRHLVGPLAPLKVGEDPIDLRIHSRYNPEANSQYNVVPGLMGVILTMTMVMMTSLAITRERERDTMETLLSMPVRPLEVMIGKILPYIGLGYIQIIVVLIAARLLFDVPVVGSLGLLALLLLLFIAANLAIGLTFSALSANQFQAMQMSFFYFLPALLLSGFMFPFRGMPVWAQVLGEILPLTHFLRVVRGILLKGNGFWQVWPELWPQALFTLVAFAIALKVFRKTLD, encoded by the coding sequence GTGAGTCGGTATTTTTCGTTTTCGCGCATGGCGGCGATCTTCTTCAAGGAACTGATCCAGATGCGCCGCGACCGGTTGACCTTTGGCATGATGCTGAGCGTGCCGATGCTGCAGCTGATCTTGTTCGGTTTCGCCATCAACACCGATCCCAAGCATCTGGCGACCGTTCTCAATATCCAGTCGCCTTCGGCCTTTTCGCGCGACCTGACGGCGGCGATGAGCAATTCGGGGTATTTCGACATCATCGGCGAAGTGTCGAGCGAGGCGGAAATCGACCGCCTGCTGGATATGGGCGAAGTCCAGTTCGTGCTGACCATCCCGCCCGAGTTCTCAAGCGAATTGCAAAAGGGCAACCGCCCGGTGGTGCTGATGGAGGTCGACGCCACCGATCCGGCGGCGACCAGCAATGCCCTTCACGTGATCGGCCAATTGGCGCGCACCGCCTTTGACCGCCATCTGGTCGGGCCGCTGGCTCCCTTGAAGGTGGGCGAGGACCCGATCGATCTGCGCATCCATTCCCGCTACAACCCCGAGGCCAACAGCCAGTACAACGTCGTGCCCGGGCTGATGGGGGTGATCTTGACCATGACCATGGTGATGATGACCTCGCTGGCGATCACCCGCGAACGCGAGCGCGACACCATGGAAACCCTGCTGTCGATGCCGGTGCGGCCGCTGGAGGTGATGATCGGCAAGATCCTGCCCTATATCGGCCTGGGCTATATCCAGATTATCGTCGTGCTAATCGCCGCCCGCTTGCTGTTCGATGTGCCGGTGGTCGGTAGTCTTGGCCTGCTCGCCCTGCTGCTTTTGCTGTTCATCGCCGCCAATCTGGCCATCGGCCTGACCTTCTCGGCGCTCTCGGCCAATCAGTTCCAGGCCATGCAGATGAGCTTCTTCTATTTTCTGCCCGCCCTTTTGCTCTCGGGCTTCATGTTCCCCTTTCGCGGCATGCCGGTCTGGGCCCAGGTTCTGGGCGAGATCCTGCCGCTGACCCATTTCCTGCGGGTGGTGCGCGGCATCCTTCTAAAGGGCAACGGCTTTTGGCAGGTCTGGCCCGAACTCTGGCCCCAGGCCCTGTTCACCCTGGTCGCCTTCGCCATCGCCCTGAAGGTCTTCCGCAAAACCCTTGATTAG